From Aedes albopictus strain Foshan chromosome 1, AalbF5, whole genome shotgun sequence, one genomic window encodes:
- the LOC109430726 gene encoding ER membrane protein complex subunit 1 isoform X1, translating to MDYFKSVPHLKSKLWLLLLVAILHSTCGLYEDQIGKFDWRQHYVGKVKFGGFDFSSLDRIIVATESNALAAISAKSGEILWRQVLEKSPRGDIKLLYVPNQGNGVQFSGGRSNRAFDVITVTGASPALIRGWNPNTGSLEWEWSLLPASPERAENALWFVRDGNLYHVVPVWGSHIELTEYFVASGQQTKPSTSRISAAWIKDEKCTLAESFFVCAIDQQILAVDLLAENPQIIAKPLETVASGSPNAVVGEAAVVQDGRMYSLTSDYKIAIGAEGSVLVDENILEGEKILLYTSVDRERNSLKLTANKLSDLSNFGAIEFQADYAETFGTPCLLAVRCKVTTGSQGTFACRVLISSQDGALTLIQQGKIKWTREEALADVETADFLDLTLSDAEGAIEEELNNKNEDSDLEWDVFGALQRRITSQISHVKNLVLHVLGLGPAPSKAQKAGLVRDDFGLHKMLVVVTSSGKVFGIDNNSGKQHWIRYLPEMIGFANGQSIKLLVQRTSRFYPLSAQCLILGRHRDTKNGLIYQFNPITGQPVNGGVVQLPYKILQASLLHETGPDFLRGVLLLDENNEAHVLPESLAKYANNFYMFSADRETATVKGYLVEYRNGKLSTVPTWTVNLSGAGKTQQIVAIEGKNPIEHVHSQGRVLADRSVLYKYINPNLVAVATHGPDNIHKYILNVYLLDVVSGSIVFSMSHKRIRPPLQMVHSENWLVYSYYNDKVRRTEVTSVELYEGKTQTNSTVWSSLDAPPMPLVERQSYVLPVAVATMQETITEKGITNKHILFGLTTGAVVEMSWALLDPRRPVTSPEKAREEGIIPYMPELPMPHEIIINYNQTIANIKGIHTAPSGLESTCLVFVHGLDIFVTRVAPSKTFDLLKEDFDYFLITVVLILLTSTSYVVKIFASKKVIKQAWK from the exons ATGGATTACTTTAAAAGTGTCCCACATCTGAAATCAAAGCTGTGGCTACTGCTGCTGGTTGCAATTTTGCACTCTACCTGCGGATTGTACGAGGATCAGATCGGAAAATTTGACTG GCGACAACACTATGTGGGGAAGGTAAAGTTCGGCGGATTTGATTTCAGCTCGCTAGATCGTATCATTGTAGCGACGGAGAGTAACGCACTGGCGGCGATCAGTGCCAAGAGTGGAGAAATTTTATGGCGTCAAGTGCTGGAGAAGAGTCCCCGAGGGGACATCAAACTACTGTACGTTCCGAACCAGGGAAACGGAGTTCAATTCAGTGGAGGCCGTAGTAATCGTGCGTTCGATGTTATTACCGTAACGGGAGCTAGCCCTGCGCTGATTCGTGGCTGGAATCCAAACACCGGCAGCCTGGAATGGGAATGGTCACTGTTGCCCGCCTCGCCGGAAAGGGCCGAAAATGCGCTCTGGTTCGTCAGAGACGGCAATTTGTATCACGTTGTTCCGGTGTGGGGATCCCATATCGAACTGACGGAATATTTTGTAGCGTCCGGACAACAGACCAAGCCCAGCACATCGAGAATTTCTGCAGCCTGGATCAAAGACGAAAAGTGCACATTAGCTGAAAGCTTCTTTGTCTGTGCTATCGATCAGCAGATTTTAGCTGTTGATTTGTTAGCAGAAAATCCCCAGATTATAGCCAAACCGCTGGAAACGGTGGCCTCAGGATCTCCCAATGCAGTGGTTGGGGAAGCTGCTGTAGTCCAAGACGGTCGGATGTATTCACTAACTTCAGACTACAAAATAGCCATAGGAGCGGAAGGATCCGTTCTAGTTGATGAAAATATTCTGGAAGGCGAAAAAATTCTTTTATACACCAGCGTGGACAGAGAACGGAATAGTCTTAAATTGACTGCTAACAAGCTGTCCGATCTCAGTAATTTCGGGGCGATTGAGTTCCAGGCGGATTACGCGGAAACTTTCGGTACACCGTGTTTACTTGCGGTGCGGTGCAAGGTTACGACTGGAAGCCAAGGAACTTTTGCTTGCCGGGTGTTGATTTCCAGCCAAGATGGCGCTTTGACCCTGATCCAGCAAGGCAAAATCAAATGGACCCGAGAAGAAGCACTGGCCGATGTGGAGACGGCGGACTTTTTGGATCTGACGCTGTCCGATGCCGAAGGAGCCATCGAGGAGGAACTGAACAACAAGAACG AGGATAGTGATTTGGAAT GGGACGTTTTCGGAGCTCTGCAACGCCGCATAACCAGCCAAATAAGCCACGTGAAGAATCTGGTACTGCACGTGCTCGGTCTTGGGCCGGCACCCTCCAAAGCCCAGAAGGCTGGTTTGGTTCGTGACGATTTTGGTCTACATAAGATGCTCGTCGTCGTAACCAGCAGTGGAAAAGTTTTTGGCATTGATAACAACAGTGGCAAGCAACACTGGATTCGGTACCTGCCGGAAATGATTGGTTTCGCAAATGGTCAGAGTATAAAGCTGTTGGTGCAAAGAACGTCTCGCTTTTATCCCCTGAGTGCTCAATGCTTGATTCTCGGAAGACATCGCGATACCAAAAACGGTCTGATATATCAGTTCAATCCGATAACGGGGCAGCCTGTTAATGGCGGAGTCGTTCAGTTGCCATATAAAATTCTGCAGGCTTCATTGCTGCATGAAACCGGACCGGATTTTCTAAGAGGCGTCCTACTCCTAGACGAGAACAACGAAGCGCACGTTCTACCAGAAAGTTTGGCCAAGTATGCTAACAACTTCTATATGTTCAGCGCTGATCGCGAAACAGCTACCGTAAAAGGTTACCTGGTTGAGTATCGAAATGGAAAACTGAGCACCGTTCCGACGTGGACCGTAAATCTGAGTGGCGCTGGAAAGACCCAGCAGATTGTTGCTATCGAAGGAAAGAACCCAATCGAACATGTCCACTCGCAGGGTCGCGTCTTGGCCGATCGATCGGTTCTCTACAAGTACATTAATCCCAACTTGGTAGCCGTGGCCACTCACGGACCGGATAACATTCATAAGT ACATTCTGAACGTGTATCTGCTTGACGTCGTTTCCGGCTCGATCGTATTCTCAATGTCTCACAAGAGAATCCGGCCGCCGTTGCAAATGGTACACTCGGAAAATTGGCTAGTATATTCGTATTACAATGACAAAGTGCGACGAACGGAAGTCA CATCGGTCGAGCTTTACGAGGGTAAAACACAAACCAACAGCACCGTATGGAGTTCGCTAGATGCTCCTCCGATGCCATTAGTTGAACGTCAATCGTACGTTTTACCCGTGGCGGTGGCCACCATGCAGGAAACCATCACCGAAAAGGGAATAACCAACAAACACATTTTGT TCGGCCTTACCACCGGAGCCGTGGTAGAAATGTCCTGGGCATTGTTGGACCCTCGGCGCCCGGTCACCTCGCCGGAGAAAGCGCGCGAAGAAGGTATCATTCCGTACATGCCCGAACTGCCCATGCCGCACGAGATCATCATCAACTACAACCAGACAATCGCGAACATCAAGGGCATCCACACGGCACCGTCCGGATTGGAAAGTACCTGTCTGGTGTTCGTTCACGGATTGGACATTTTTGTTACCCGTGTGGCACCGTCGAAAACGTTCGATTTGCTCAAGGAAGATTTCGATTACTTCCTGATCACGGTTGTTCTGATCCTGTTGACCAGTACGTCTTACGTGGTGAAAATCTTCGCCTCCAAAAAGGTTATTAAGCAGGCGTGGAAGTAG
- the LOC109430726 gene encoding ER membrane protein complex subunit 1 isoform X2 yields the protein MDYFKSVPHLKSKLWLLLLVAILHSTCGLYEDQIGKFDWRQHYVGKVKFGGFDFSSLDRIIVATESNALAAISAKSGEILWRQVLEKSPRGDIKLLYVPNQGNGVQFSGGRSNRAFDVITVTGASPALIRGWNPNTGSLEWEWSLLPASPERAENALWFVRDGNLYHVVPVWGSHIELTEYFVASGQQTKPSTSRISAAWIKDEKCTLAESFFVCAIDQQILAVDLLAENPQIIAKPLETVASGSPNAVVGEAAVVQDGRMYSLTSDYKIAIGAEGSVLVDENILEGEKILLYTSVDRERNSLKLTANKLSDLSNFGAIEFQADYAETFGTPCLLAVRCKVTTGSQGTFACRVLISSQDGALTLIQQGKIKWTREEALADVETADFLDLTLSDAEGAIEEELNNKNGDVFGALQRRITSQISHVKNLVLHVLGLGPAPSKAQKAGLVRDDFGLHKMLVVVTSSGKVFGIDNNSGKQHWIRYLPEMIGFANGQSIKLLVQRTSRFYPLSAQCLILGRHRDTKNGLIYQFNPITGQPVNGGVVQLPYKILQASLLHETGPDFLRGVLLLDENNEAHVLPESLAKYANNFYMFSADRETATVKGYLVEYRNGKLSTVPTWTVNLSGAGKTQQIVAIEGKNPIEHVHSQGRVLADRSVLYKYINPNLVAVATHGPDNIHKYILNVYLLDVVSGSIVFSMSHKRIRPPLQMVHSENWLVYSYYNDKVRRTEVTSVELYEGKTQTNSTVWSSLDAPPMPLVERQSYVLPVAVATMQETITEKGITNKHILFGLTTGAVVEMSWALLDPRRPVTSPEKAREEGIIPYMPELPMPHEIIINYNQTIANIKGIHTAPSGLESTCLVFVHGLDIFVTRVAPSKTFDLLKEDFDYFLITVVLILLTSTSYVVKIFASKKVIKQAWK from the exons ATGGATTACTTTAAAAGTGTCCCACATCTGAAATCAAAGCTGTGGCTACTGCTGCTGGTTGCAATTTTGCACTCTACCTGCGGATTGTACGAGGATCAGATCGGAAAATTTGACTG GCGACAACACTATGTGGGGAAGGTAAAGTTCGGCGGATTTGATTTCAGCTCGCTAGATCGTATCATTGTAGCGACGGAGAGTAACGCACTGGCGGCGATCAGTGCCAAGAGTGGAGAAATTTTATGGCGTCAAGTGCTGGAGAAGAGTCCCCGAGGGGACATCAAACTACTGTACGTTCCGAACCAGGGAAACGGAGTTCAATTCAGTGGAGGCCGTAGTAATCGTGCGTTCGATGTTATTACCGTAACGGGAGCTAGCCCTGCGCTGATTCGTGGCTGGAATCCAAACACCGGCAGCCTGGAATGGGAATGGTCACTGTTGCCCGCCTCGCCGGAAAGGGCCGAAAATGCGCTCTGGTTCGTCAGAGACGGCAATTTGTATCACGTTGTTCCGGTGTGGGGATCCCATATCGAACTGACGGAATATTTTGTAGCGTCCGGACAACAGACCAAGCCCAGCACATCGAGAATTTCTGCAGCCTGGATCAAAGACGAAAAGTGCACATTAGCTGAAAGCTTCTTTGTCTGTGCTATCGATCAGCAGATTTTAGCTGTTGATTTGTTAGCAGAAAATCCCCAGATTATAGCCAAACCGCTGGAAACGGTGGCCTCAGGATCTCCCAATGCAGTGGTTGGGGAAGCTGCTGTAGTCCAAGACGGTCGGATGTATTCACTAACTTCAGACTACAAAATAGCCATAGGAGCGGAAGGATCCGTTCTAGTTGATGAAAATATTCTGGAAGGCGAAAAAATTCTTTTATACACCAGCGTGGACAGAGAACGGAATAGTCTTAAATTGACTGCTAACAAGCTGTCCGATCTCAGTAATTTCGGGGCGATTGAGTTCCAGGCGGATTACGCGGAAACTTTCGGTACACCGTGTTTACTTGCGGTGCGGTGCAAGGTTACGACTGGAAGCCAAGGAACTTTTGCTTGCCGGGTGTTGATTTCCAGCCAAGATGGCGCTTTGACCCTGATCCAGCAAGGCAAAATCAAATGGACCCGAGAAGAAGCACTGGCCGATGTGGAGACGGCGGACTTTTTGGATCTGACGCTGTCCGATGCCGAAGGAGCCATCGAGGAGGAACTGAACAACAAGAACG GGGACGTTTTCGGAGCTCTGCAACGCCGCATAACCAGCCAAATAAGCCACGTGAAGAATCTGGTACTGCACGTGCTCGGTCTTGGGCCGGCACCCTCCAAAGCCCAGAAGGCTGGTTTGGTTCGTGACGATTTTGGTCTACATAAGATGCTCGTCGTCGTAACCAGCAGTGGAAAAGTTTTTGGCATTGATAACAACAGTGGCAAGCAACACTGGATTCGGTACCTGCCGGAAATGATTGGTTTCGCAAATGGTCAGAGTATAAAGCTGTTGGTGCAAAGAACGTCTCGCTTTTATCCCCTGAGTGCTCAATGCTTGATTCTCGGAAGACATCGCGATACCAAAAACGGTCTGATATATCAGTTCAATCCGATAACGGGGCAGCCTGTTAATGGCGGAGTCGTTCAGTTGCCATATAAAATTCTGCAGGCTTCATTGCTGCATGAAACCGGACCGGATTTTCTAAGAGGCGTCCTACTCCTAGACGAGAACAACGAAGCGCACGTTCTACCAGAAAGTTTGGCCAAGTATGCTAACAACTTCTATATGTTCAGCGCTGATCGCGAAACAGCTACCGTAAAAGGTTACCTGGTTGAGTATCGAAATGGAAAACTGAGCACCGTTCCGACGTGGACCGTAAATCTGAGTGGCGCTGGAAAGACCCAGCAGATTGTTGCTATCGAAGGAAAGAACCCAATCGAACATGTCCACTCGCAGGGTCGCGTCTTGGCCGATCGATCGGTTCTCTACAAGTACATTAATCCCAACTTGGTAGCCGTGGCCACTCACGGACCGGATAACATTCATAAGT ACATTCTGAACGTGTATCTGCTTGACGTCGTTTCCGGCTCGATCGTATTCTCAATGTCTCACAAGAGAATCCGGCCGCCGTTGCAAATGGTACACTCGGAAAATTGGCTAGTATATTCGTATTACAATGACAAAGTGCGACGAACGGAAGTCA CATCGGTCGAGCTTTACGAGGGTAAAACACAAACCAACAGCACCGTATGGAGTTCGCTAGATGCTCCTCCGATGCCATTAGTTGAACGTCAATCGTACGTTTTACCCGTGGCGGTGGCCACCATGCAGGAAACCATCACCGAAAAGGGAATAACCAACAAACACATTTTGT TCGGCCTTACCACCGGAGCCGTGGTAGAAATGTCCTGGGCATTGTTGGACCCTCGGCGCCCGGTCACCTCGCCGGAGAAAGCGCGCGAAGAAGGTATCATTCCGTACATGCCCGAACTGCCCATGCCGCACGAGATCATCATCAACTACAACCAGACAATCGCGAACATCAAGGGCATCCACACGGCACCGTCCGGATTGGAAAGTACCTGTCTGGTGTTCGTTCACGGATTGGACATTTTTGTTACCCGTGTGGCACCGTCGAAAACGTTCGATTTGCTCAAGGAAGATTTCGATTACTTCCTGATCACGGTTGTTCTGATCCTGTTGACCAGTACGTCTTACGTGGTGAAAATCTTCGCCTCCAAAAAGGTTATTAAGCAGGCGTGGAAGTAG